The Triticum aestivum cultivar Chinese Spring chromosome 7B, IWGSC CS RefSeq v2.1, whole genome shotgun sequence genome window below encodes:
- the LOC123155841 gene encoding uncharacterized WD repeat-containing protein C2A9.03, with the protein MDEFELEDNLEFILQSIQELIEDQGDNNPFGEVNQNELLANLVNYDQDNLMPDVSVEDVVNGKDVQGIPWEKMLFPRDQYREMKMKGYKNYQNLSYAREDALQDCKQVERDGPYYDFQYNTRRARPSIVHFQLRNLVWATTKHDVYTVHNQSMTHWSSLNQISTELINGDDCIIPKQRGHGSQSVSMVQFTTMAVDNDLLVVGGFHGELICKRLEDDGIVFSTRVTDDENAITNSLEIYQDPNGSRRLVVANNDCSVRIFDTKYFDLLNHYVFPWSVNSVSVNPDATLFAVLGDHEDGLVVDPKCGKPIGKVRGHLDYSFSSAWHPDGNILATGSQDTTCRLWDIRNLSQSLAVLGGRLGSIRCIKFSSDGRFLATAEPIDFVHIYDCFADYGKSHEIDFFGEIAGLSFSPDTEAFYIGVADQTYGGLMEFKRRHQHHYLNCLW; encoded by the exons ATGGACGAATTCGAGCTGGAGGATAACCTAGAGTTCATCCTCCAGAGCATCCAGGAGCTCATAGAGGACCAGGGGGACAACAATCCCTTCGGCGAGGTCAACCAGAATGAGCTCCTCGCCAACCTCGTCAACTATGACCAG GATAACTTGATGCCGGACGTGTCCGTGGAGGACGTAGTGAACGGGAAGGACGTGCAGGGGATTCCGTGGGAAAAGATGCTGTTCCCGAGGGATCAGTACCGGGAGATGAAGATGAAGGGCTACAAGAACTATCAGAACCTCAGTTATGCCCGGGAGGATGCTTTGCAG GATTGCAAACAAGTTGAGAGGGACGGCCCTTACTACGATTTTCAGTACAACACGAGGCGTGCACGACCGTCAATTGTGCATTTTCAG TTGAGGAATTTGGTCTGGGCAACAACCAAGCATGATGTTTATACAGTACACAATCAATCAATGACACACTGGTCATCACTAAACCAGATAAGCACTGAGCTAATCAATGGTGATGATTGCATTATACCAAAACAG AGAGGGCATGGTTCACAATCTGTCTCAATGGTCCAGTTCACAACTATGGCTGTAGATAATGATTTATTGGTAGTTGGTGGTTTCCATGGAGAGCTTATATGCAAG CGTCTGGAGGATGATGGGATAGTTTTCAGCACGAGAGTTACAGATGATGAGAATGCTATAACCAACTCTTTAGAGATATACCAGGATCCCAA TGGATCAAGACGGTTGGTGGTTGCTAATAATGACTGCTCTGTCAGAATTTTTGATACCAAGTATTTTGACCTACTTAATCACTATGTTTTCCCATGGTCTGTGAAT AGTGTTTCGGTTAACCCTGATGCAACACTTTTTGCTGTCCTTGGTGATCACGAGGATGGCTTGGTAGTGGATCCCAAGTGTGGCAAG CCGATTGGTAAAGTTAGAGGCCATTTGGATTACTCATTCTCATCTGCGTGGCACCCAGACGGCAATATATTGGCTACCGGGAGTCAAGACACAACATGTCGGCTGTGGGACATTAGAAACCTATCACAATCCTTGGCTGTCCTTGGTGGAAGGCTAGGCTCAATACGTTGTATCAAATTCTCTTCAGATGGCCGCTTTTTGGCAACAGCAGAGCCTATAGATTTCGTTCACATCTATGATTGTTTTGCCGATTATGGCAAATCTCATGAGATTGACTTTTTTGGTGAAATAGCTGGTTTGTCATTCAGCCCAGACACAGAGGCCTTCTATATTGGCGTAGCAGACCAAACATATGGAGGCCTCATGGAGTTCAAGAGGAGGCACCAGCATCATTACTTGAACTGCCTGTGGTGA